A single genomic interval of Sporosarcina sp. ANT_H38 harbors:
- the clpC gene encoding ATP-dependent protease ATP-binding subunit ClpC, which translates to MMFNRFTQRAQKVLQLAQEEAIQMKHESIGTEHILLGLIREGGGIAAKALEAIGVNFETIVQGVEKLVGAGTKDVGPIVHYTPRAKKVIELSVDESRKLGHSYIGTEHILLALIREGEGVAARVLNNAGVSLNKARQQVLQLLGSNDSSAASQGTSNSAATPTLDSLARDLTEVAREGLLDPVIGRSKEITRVIEVLARRTKNNPVLIGEPGVGKTAIAEGLAQQVINNEVPEILRDKRVMTLDMGTVVAGTKYRGEFEDRMKKVMEEIRQAGNIILFIDELHTLIGAGGAEGAIDASNILKPSLARGELQCIGATTLDEYRKYIEKDAALERRFQPIQVDEPTVDETIQILYGLRDRYEAHHRVKITDASIEAAAKMSDRYISDRFLPDKAIDLIDEAGSKVRLRSYTTPPNLKELELKLEAIRSEKNAAVQSQEFEKAASFRDKEQKMKEELETTKTDWKEKQGQKESEVTVEDIAEVVAMWTGIPVSKIAETESAKLLNMEEMLHERVIGQSEAVTAISRAIRRARAGLKDPKRPIGSFIFLGPTGIGKTELARALAEVMFGDEDAMIRVDMSEYMEKHSTSRLVGSPPGYVGYEEGGQLTEKVRRKPYSVILLDEIEKAHPDVFNILLQVLEDGRLTDSKGRLVDFRNTVLIMTSNVGAQELRKNRYVGFNLGDAGRDYEGMKSAMLEELKKAFRPEFLNRVDEMIVFHSLEKEHLREIVSLMSNELTKRLGEQDIELALTDAAKLKIVDVGYDPDYGARPLRRAIQKHVEDRLSEELLKGTILIGGKVLIDVVDGEFVVKTGKDAEQVEVAAKEVVLEK; encoded by the coding sequence ATGATGTTTAATCGATTTACACAGCGTGCACAGAAAGTCTTGCAACTTGCCCAAGAAGAGGCAATCCAGATGAAACACGAGTCTATTGGAACAGAGCATATCTTACTTGGACTTATTCGAGAAGGTGGAGGCATTGCTGCAAAAGCGCTTGAAGCGATAGGTGTCAACTTTGAAACAATCGTACAAGGGGTAGAAAAACTTGTAGGTGCCGGAACAAAGGATGTCGGTCCAATCGTACATTACACACCGCGAGCAAAAAAAGTTATTGAGTTATCAGTAGATGAGTCGCGTAAGTTGGGTCATTCTTACATCGGAACAGAGCACATCTTGCTGGCGCTGATCCGCGAAGGAGAAGGTGTCGCAGCGCGTGTCTTGAATAACGCAGGCGTCAGTCTTAACAAAGCACGTCAACAAGTGCTCCAGCTACTGGGAAGTAATGATAGTTCTGCTGCAAGTCAAGGTACTTCAAATTCTGCTGCAACGCCGACTTTGGATAGCTTGGCACGTGATTTAACAGAAGTAGCACGTGAAGGACTGCTAGATCCTGTTATTGGGCGTAGCAAGGAAATTACGCGTGTTATTGAAGTGTTAGCACGCCGGACGAAAAACAATCCAGTACTTATCGGGGAACCCGGTGTTGGTAAGACTGCAATCGCGGAAGGCCTGGCGCAACAAGTTATCAATAACGAAGTGCCAGAAATTCTCCGTGACAAGCGTGTTATGACACTCGATATGGGAACAGTCGTCGCGGGTACGAAATACCGTGGTGAATTCGAAGATCGCATGAAAAAAGTAATGGAAGAGATTCGTCAAGCGGGCAATATCATCCTGTTCATCGACGAACTGCATACATTGATTGGAGCAGGTGGAGCTGAAGGTGCAATCGACGCATCCAATATCCTAAAACCTTCGCTGGCACGTGGCGAATTACAATGTATCGGTGCAACGACGCTTGACGAATACCGTAAATATATTGAAAAAGACGCTGCACTTGAACGACGCTTCCAACCGATTCAAGTCGACGAGCCGACTGTTGATGAAACAATCCAGATCCTCTACGGTTTGCGTGATCGTTATGAAGCGCATCACCGTGTGAAAATCACAGATGCATCAATCGAAGCGGCTGCGAAAATGTCAGATCGATATATATCCGACAGATTCCTTCCGGATAAAGCGATTGACTTGATTGACGAAGCAGGTTCAAAAGTCCGTCTTCGCTCATATACAACACCACCGAACTTGAAAGAGCTTGAATTGAAACTGGAAGCAATTCGTTCTGAAAAGAATGCAGCTGTCCAGAGTCAAGAATTCGAAAAAGCGGCATCGTTCCGTGATAAAGAGCAGAAGATGAAGGAAGAACTTGAAACAACGAAAACGGACTGGAAAGAAAAACAAGGCCAAAAAGAGTCGGAAGTGACGGTCGAAGATATCGCGGAAGTCGTAGCGATGTGGACTGGAATACCGGTATCTAAAATAGCTGAAACAGAATCCGCTAAACTGCTCAATATGGAAGAGATGCTGCACGAGCGCGTCATTGGACAAAGTGAGGCAGTAACAGCTATTTCCCGGGCAATACGTCGGGCACGTGCAGGTTTGAAAGATCCGAAACGTCCGATTGGCTCGTTCATTTTCCTCGGACCAACAGGTATTGGGAAAACGGAATTGGCAAGAGCACTTGCAGAAGTTATGTTTGGCGATGAAGATGCGATGATTCGTGTTGACATGTCTGAGTACATGGAGAAACATTCGACATCACGTCTCGTCGGTTCACCTCCAGGGTATGTCGGCTATGAAGAGGGCGGACAGTTAACAGAAAAAGTCCGTCGCAAACCGTATTCAGTAATCTTGTTAGATGAAATTGAAAAAGCACACCCGGATGTCTTTAATATCCTCCTTCAAGTACTGGAAGATGGTAGATTGACGGATTCAAAAGGACGCTTAGTAGATTTCCGAAACACGGTTCTGATCATGACTTCCAACGTAGGTGCGCAGGAGTTGAGAAAAAATCGTTATGTCGGCTTTAATCTCGGAGATGCAGGACGTGATTACGAAGGTATGAAATCTGCGATGCTTGAAGAGTTGAAGAAGGCGTTTCGTCCAGAGTTCTTAAACCGTGTGGATGAAATGATCGTTTTCCATTCACTTGAAAAAGAACATTTGCGTGAAATTGTCTCGCTTATGTCTAATGAGCTGACGAAACGTTTAGGTGAGCAAGATATCGAGCTTGCTTTGACTGATGCAGCGAAACTGAAAATTGTTGATGTTGGTTATGATCCGGACTACGGTGCCCGCCCACTTCGTCGCGCAATCCAAAAACACGTTGAAGATCGGTTGTCTGAAGAACTTCTAAAAGGAACTATTCTAATAGGTGGCAAAGTATTGATCGATGTAGTTGATGGAGAATTTGTCGTCAAGACAGGCAAAGATGCTGAACAAGTTGAAGTTGCCGCTAAAGAAGTAGTACTAGAAAAATAA
- a CDS encoding protein arginine kinase — MSIEKFMRNAVTPWMTAYGEHSDIVMSTRIRLARNLTGYRFPIAFTEEEAMGVDRAVTGILLDAVSNEYSYIKMSDLPALERQVLVEKHLISPQLITPDRHGAVLLSEDETVSVMVNEEDHIRIQCIYPGLQLEDAYKQANQVDDYLEKELPYAFDEDFGYLTSCPSNTGTGMRASVMMHLPALTMTKQIDRIIPAISRLGIIVRGSYGEGSEAPGNVYQVSNQTTLGKTEQEILADLGNIVTRLIGHERKSRELLLGKSRIALENRLFRSLGTISYARLLPSGEAARCLSDVRLGIDLDIIQNVDMSILNELMIFMQAGFLQQYASTDLSQEERDIFRAEMFRERLNVEKSSPSMEIDPEE; from the coding sequence ATGTCGATTGAAAAATTCATGCGTAACGCGGTAACACCTTGGATGACTGCTTATGGTGAGCACTCAGACATCGTCATGTCGACACGAATTCGACTTGCTCGTAACTTGACCGGTTATCGATTTCCCATCGCGTTCACTGAAGAAGAGGCAATGGGGGTTGACCGAGCAGTTACAGGAATTTTGCTCGATGCAGTGTCAAACGAGTATTCATACATCAAAATGTCTGATTTACCCGCATTAGAACGTCAAGTGCTTGTTGAAAAACATCTAATCAGTCCGCAGCTCATAACTCCAGATCGACATGGCGCAGTTCTTCTATCGGAAGACGAGACCGTGAGTGTCATGGTGAACGAGGAAGACCATATCAGGATTCAATGCATCTATCCTGGCTTGCAGCTCGAGGACGCCTATAAACAGGCTAATCAGGTTGATGATTATCTTGAAAAAGAACTCCCGTATGCTTTCGATGAAGACTTCGGTTACTTGACAAGCTGTCCATCTAATACGGGAACCGGCATGCGCGCATCAGTTATGATGCATTTGCCAGCACTCACAATGACAAAGCAGATAGACCGTATTATCCCGGCCATCTCGCGGCTTGGAATCATCGTCCGTGGAAGTTACGGCGAAGGAAGCGAAGCGCCAGGCAATGTTTATCAAGTCTCAAATCAGACGACGCTTGGTAAAACGGAGCAGGAGATTCTTGCGGATCTTGGAAACATTGTCACTCGCTTAATTGGCCATGAGCGGAAATCAAGGGAACTGCTTCTTGGGAAGTCCCGAATCGCACTTGAGAATAGGTTATTCCGTTCGTTGGGCACGATAAGTTATGCCCGACTTTTACCATCTGGTGAGGCGGCACGATGCCTCTCGGACGTAAGACTCGGCATCGATCTTGATATCATTCAGAACGTTGATATGTCAATCTTGAACGAACTGATGATCTTTATGCAGGCAGGTTTTCTGCAACAATATGCAAGTACGGATTTATCGCAAGAAGAGCGTGATATATTCAGGGCGGAAATGTTCCGTGAACGACTTAATGTGGAAAAATCCTCGCCTTCGATGGAAATTGATCCAGAGGAATGA
- a CDS encoding UvrB/UvrC motif-containing protein, with amino-acid sequence MICENCKERPASITITQESMVGSLARHLCEKCAFQSQTFHFDPNQEPLSIQQFLSHWFSGSDPFLAQQKTRGEPLEGPECPSCGLTFPKFLDIGKFGCADCYETFRGNLPQVFGKLHNGHSTHTGKVPVSFNEIYAVKKKIEEIRVKMKEAVEAERFEEAAALRDEANTLKQHLAYGGEESDVD; translated from the coding sequence ATGATATGTGAAAATTGTAAAGAACGACCTGCGTCCATTACGATCACGCAAGAAAGTATGGTCGGATCGCTAGCACGCCACTTATGTGAGAAGTGCGCTTTCCAATCACAAACATTCCATTTCGACCCCAATCAGGAGCCATTGTCGATTCAGCAGTTCCTATCTCACTGGTTCAGCGGTTCAGATCCATTCCTGGCACAGCAGAAAACACGGGGAGAACCATTAGAAGGACCCGAATGCCCCTCGTGTGGTTTAACATTTCCTAAGTTTCTTGACATTGGAAAGTTTGGCTGTGCCGACTGTTACGAAACTTTTCGTGGTAACTTACCACAAGTTTTTGGCAAGCTTCATAATGGCCATTCAACCCATACCGGGAAAGTTCCGGTTTCATTTAACGAAATATACGCAGTCAAAAAGAAGATTGAAGAAATCCGGGTGAAAATGAAAGAGGCTGTAGAAGCCGAACGTTTTGAAGAGGCTGCAGCTTTACGTGATGAAGCGAATACACTAAAGCAACACCTTGCTTACGGAGGTGAAGAAAGCGATGTCGATTGA